From the Sphingomonas suaedae genome, one window contains:
- a CDS encoding 16S rRNA (uracil(1498)-N(3))-methyltransferase, whose translation MIATPAWPPQSTPRLFVEQELTEGEHRRIDGQQGHYLASVMRLKAGDPVKLFDDKTGEWLGVATEVRKRDVTLEVRERLREREPVPDLWLCAAPIKKGRIDWVVEKACELGVARVAPVLTRRAVVDKLNLDRLRAHMVEAAEQCGRTALPQLVEPVKLAALLRDWPTGRALFFADETGGAPALEAMQAHPGPAAILVGPEGGFDAEEREAIRVVSQGVGISLGPRILRAETAAAAAVSLWMAAAGDW comes from the coding sequence ATGATCGCCACCCCCGCCTGGCCCCCGCAATCGACCCCGCGCCTGTTCGTCGAGCAGGAATTGACTGAGGGCGAGCATCGCCGGATCGATGGACAACAAGGTCACTATCTGGCCAGCGTGATGCGGCTGAAGGCGGGTGATCCGGTCAAGCTGTTCGACGACAAGACCGGCGAATGGCTGGGCGTGGCGACCGAAGTGCGCAAGCGCGACGTGACGCTGGAGGTGCGCGAGCGGCTTCGCGAGCGCGAGCCGGTGCCCGACCTGTGGCTGTGCGCCGCGCCAATCAAGAAGGGGCGCATCGACTGGGTAGTCGAAAAGGCATGTGAGCTGGGCGTGGCGCGCGTGGCCCCGGTACTGACGCGGCGGGCGGTGGTCGACAAGCTCAACCTCGACCGGCTGCGCGCGCATATGGTCGAGGCGGCGGAGCAATGCGGACGCACCGCGCTGCCGCAACTCGTGGAGCCGGTGAAGCTGGCGGCGCTGCTGCGCGACTGGCCGACGGGGCGGGCGCTATTCTTTGCCGATGAGACCGGCGGGGCACCTGCGCTGGAGGCGATGCAGGCGCATCCCGGCCCGGCGGCGATCCTGGTCGGTCCCGAAGGCGGCTTCGACGCCGAGGAGCGCGAGGCGATCCGGGTGGTTTCGCAGGGGGTGGGGATTTCGCTGGGGCCACGGATTTTGCGCGCGGAGACTGCGGCTGCGGCGGCGGTGAGCCTTTGGATGGCGGCGGCGGGGGATTGGTAG
- a CDS encoding oxidoreductase has product MVRVGIVGFGFAARTFHAPLIGVVEGMEVVAVASSDAAKVHADLPGVAVECGPAALIARDDLDLIVIASPNDTHAPIAAAALAAGKHVVVDKPFTVTLDEARGLIAQAETAGRVLSVFHNRRWDSDFLSVAKAIRAGQVGEVAQFESHFDRFRPEVRDRWRERAVPGGGIWFDLGPHLVDQALCLFGLPDWVQGDIAIQRVGGQADDWAHVVLGYGAMRVVLHASVLVAGGTARFTVHGQRGSLVKARIDQQEAQLLAGVVPGSEGWGVDDDALTVFDGAGERRVAAERGDQRRYYAAIRDAIRGDAANPVPGIEALAVMAVIDAAQRSSERGARAELALSDAERLAYGVSRSSVYPTR; this is encoded by the coding sequence GCGTCGGGATTGTCGGGTTCGGGTTCGCGGCGCGGACCTTTCATGCGCCGCTGATCGGTGTGGTGGAGGGGATGGAGGTCGTTGCAGTCGCGTCAAGCGACGCAGCGAAGGTTCATGCCGATCTGCCGGGCGTTGCGGTTGAGTGCGGTCCCGCGGCGCTGATCGCACGGGACGATCTCGACCTGATCGTGATCGCTTCGCCCAATGATACCCATGCGCCGATTGCGGCGGCGGCGCTGGCGGCGGGCAAGCATGTGGTGGTGGACAAGCCCTTCACCGTCACGCTGGACGAAGCGCGCGGGTTGATCGCGCAAGCGGAGACCGCCGGGCGGGTGCTGAGCGTGTTCCACAATCGGCGCTGGGACAGCGATTTCCTGTCGGTGGCGAAGGCGATCCGCGCGGGACAAGTGGGCGAGGTTGCGCAGTTCGAATCGCATTTCGACCGGTTCCGGCCCGAAGTCCGCGACCGCTGGCGAGAGCGGGCGGTACCGGGCGGGGGCATCTGGTTCGACCTTGGGCCGCATCTGGTGGATCAGGCGCTGTGCCTGTTCGGCCTGCCCGACTGGGTGCAGGGCGATATTGCGATTCAGCGGGTGGGCGGACAGGCGGACGATTGGGCGCATGTCGTGCTGGGCTATGGCGCGATGCGGGTGGTGCTGCACGCGTCGGTGCTGGTTGCAGGCGGAACGGCACGATTCACGGTGCATGGGCAACGCGGGTCGCTGGTCAAGGCGCGGATCGACCAGCAGGAGGCGCAGTTGCTGGCCGGTGTCGTGCCGGGCAGCGAAGGTTGGGGCGTGGACGACGATGCGCTGACGGTGTTCGATGGGGCGGGCGAGCGGCGGGTTGCAGCCGAGCGCGGGGACCAGCGGCGCTATTACGCGGCGATCCGTGACGCCATTCGCGGCGATGCGGCCAATCCCGTGCCGGGGATCGAGGCGCTGGCGGTGATGGCGGTGATCGACGCGGCGCAGCGTTCGTCGGAGCGCGGCGCGCGGGCCGAACTAGCGCTGAGCGACGCCGAGCGGCTTGCCTATGGGGTTTCGCGCAGCTCTGTATACCCCACACGGTAG